The following proteins are encoded in a genomic region of Rhodanobacteraceae bacterium:
- a CDS encoding diguanylate cyclase — MRAWAGLIAGVWSLASAAVTPLDVTDQGAPQFTAYTSQDGLSDEIWSAVDVDARGFVWAGSASQLVRFDGYGWTLWPTPWAHSLVRDMERDANGTLWTIFEREGLARLDGDDWVPVADPGGFLFFFNHALDPRGNSQTQLAHGAGIWVRRAHGWTLDLAAKGVPGAPPQQIEYTRSLFGGPRQWLGTDRGLAWRPMVDGKPQGEWQAFEDPLLADFGFVRLLATTEGGREELWALGFGAGLLRIRDDGTRAWRARTGELPTESVYSMRVTRGPSGERWLWVASRAGLLRLRGDEVQVFDRRHGLPSDAVRNIEVQRGADGPDILWLATEGGLARAVLGRSQWRTVSLLGQRENGIIGLMLEPDGRGGERLWVGSMKEGLRLLEQGRWRSFTVADGSSPSDGIRHILRLPGRDGRPWRLLTTDDGGVHEIREDLSFQRLPGPWEAVPGNLVYSVIAREHEGEIEYWFATARSGLHRLRDGRYTSFQPFGDRPVAPVIQLSEQIDAQGRSWLWAASGAGLLRFGNQHWSLLPASTGLPDDGYRAATLLQSDGRTVLWAGSNRHGVVRLDVGDPSAPRLVESPPLPSAPDPTIYTILPDSQGRIYICTNNGVQQLVPEGSGWSERVFRRRDGIVHDECNTNSQLVDSVDRYWVGTLGGLSVYDPRIEVSPSAAGAKPLYLTQVRIDGQPARVADGRLDVPAGARELQLRYSLLAQQRETETRYRTQLVGYDTTPGDWSGERVRSFTGLPPGAYEFHVEARDFAGKATSGVLLAFEVHPHWWQRLPVQGFGLLLAPLLLVLGVMLYNRNLRQRQALLKQQVEARTGELAEANRRLTELSYQDPLTGVCNRRRLTEALDGALARSLEKRLPLGVIVIDVDYFKAYNDRHGHLAGDAALRAVAQALESACRQQDLVARYGGEEFACLLVDADSATTQAMAERMRTVVEALPARVLGNAQQTVTISAGVWSGCATASDTPADLLARADAALFEAKRSGRNRVCVA, encoded by the coding sequence ATGAGGGCGTGGGCCGGGCTGATCGCGGGCGTCTGGAGCCTGGCGTCGGCGGCAGTCACGCCGCTGGACGTGACCGATCAGGGCGCGCCGCAGTTCACCGCCTACACCTCGCAGGACGGGCTGTCGGACGAGATCTGGAGCGCGGTGGACGTGGATGCACGCGGCTTCGTCTGGGCCGGCTCCGCCTCGCAGCTCGTGCGTTTCGACGGATACGGCTGGACCCTGTGGCCGACCCCCTGGGCGCACAGCCTGGTGCGCGACATGGAGCGCGACGCCAATGGCACCCTGTGGACGATCTTCGAGCGCGAGGGCTTGGCGCGCCTGGACGGCGACGACTGGGTGCCGGTGGCGGATCCGGGTGGCTTCCTGTTCTTCTTCAACCACGCGCTGGATCCGCGGGGAAACTCGCAGACACAACTGGCGCACGGAGCAGGCATCTGGGTGCGCCGTGCGCACGGCTGGACGCTGGACCTGGCCGCGAAAGGCGTCCCGGGAGCGCCGCCGCAACAAATCGAATACACCCGATCCTTGTTCGGCGGCCCGCGCCAGTGGCTGGGCACCGACCGCGGCCTCGCCTGGCGCCCGATGGTCGACGGCAAGCCGCAGGGAGAATGGCAAGCCTTCGAGGATCCGCTGCTGGCCGATTTCGGCTTCGTCCGGCTGCTGGCGACCACCGAGGGCGGGCGCGAGGAACTCTGGGCGCTGGGCTTCGGCGCCGGCCTCTTGCGCATCCGCGACGACGGCACCCGCGCCTGGCGCGCGCGCACCGGCGAGCTGCCCACCGAGTCGGTCTACAGCATGCGCGTCACCCGCGGGCCATCCGGCGAGCGCTGGCTGTGGGTGGCCTCACGCGCCGGGTTGCTGCGCCTGCGCGGCGACGAGGTACAGGTCTTCGACCGCCGCCACGGCCTGCCTTCCGACGCGGTCCGCAACATCGAAGTGCAGCGCGGAGCAGACGGACCGGACATCCTGTGGCTGGCCACCGAGGGTGGGCTGGCACGCGCGGTGCTGGGACGCAGCCAGTGGCGCACCGTCTCGCTGCTCGGGCAACGCGAGAACGGCATTATCGGGCTGATGCTGGAACCCGACGGGCGCGGCGGCGAGCGCCTGTGGGTGGGCTCGATGAAGGAAGGGCTGCGGCTGCTCGAACAGGGACGATGGCGCAGCTTCACGGTCGCCGACGGCAGCAGTCCGAGCGACGGCATCCGCCACATCCTGCGCCTGCCGGGCAGGGATGGCCGCCCCTGGCGTCTGCTGACCACGGACGATGGCGGCGTCCACGAGATCCGCGAGGACTTGAGCTTCCAGCGGCTGCCGGGCCCGTGGGAGGCGGTACCCGGCAACCTGGTCTACAGCGTGATCGCGCGCGAGCACGAGGGCGAGATCGAGTACTGGTTTGCGACCGCGCGCTCGGGGCTGCACCGGCTGCGCGACGGCCGCTACACCAGCTTCCAGCCCTTCGGCGATCGACCCGTCGCCCCGGTGATCCAGCTCAGCGAGCAGATCGACGCGCAGGGCCGCTCGTGGTTGTGGGCCGCCAGCGGCGCCGGGCTGCTGCGTTTCGGCAACCAGCACTGGAGCCTGCTGCCTGCCAGCACCGGACTGCCGGATGATGGGTATCGCGCCGCCACCCTGCTGCAATCGGACGGACGCACCGTGCTGTGGGCCGGCAGCAACCGGCATGGCGTGGTGCGCCTGGACGTCGGCGACCCGAGCGCGCCGCGCCTGGTCGAGTCGCCGCCGCTGCCGAGCGCGCCGGACCCGACGATCTACACCATCTTGCCGGACAGCCAGGGGCGCATCTACATCTGCACCAACAATGGCGTGCAGCAACTGGTACCCGAGGGCAGCGGCTGGTCCGAGCGCGTGTTCCGCCGGCGCGACGGTATCGTGCATGACGAGTGCAACACCAACTCCCAGTTGGTCGACTCGGTGGACCGCTACTGGGTAGGCACGCTTGGCGGGCTCAGCGTCTACGATCCGCGCATCGAGGTATCGCCTTCTGCGGCCGGCGCAAAGCCGCTTTACCTGACCCAGGTGCGCATCGACGGCCAGCCGGCGCGGGTTGCGGACGGTCGCCTGGACGTGCCAGCCGGCGCACGTGAACTGCAGCTGCGCTACAGCCTGCTGGCGCAGCAGCGCGAGACCGAAACGCGCTACCGCACGCAACTGGTGGGCTACGACACGACGCCGGGCGACTGGAGTGGCGAGCGCGTGCGCAGTTTCACCGGCCTGCCACCGGGCGCCTACGAATTCCACGTCGAGGCGCGCGACTTCGCGGGCAAGGCGACCAGCGGCGTGCTGCTCGCATTCGAGGTGCACCCGCACTGGTGGCAACGCCTGCCGGTCCAGGGGTTCGGACTGCTGCTGGCGCCACTGTTGCTGGTGCTGGGTGTGATGCTGTACAACCGCAACCTGCGCCAGCGCCAGGCGCTGCTCAAGCAGCAGGTGGAGGCGCGCACCGGAGAGCTGGCGGAGGCCAACCGGCGCCTGACCGAGTTGTCCTACCAGGATCCGCTGACCGGCGTGTGCAACCGCCGGCGCCTGACCGAAGCCTTGGACGGCGCGCTCGCGCGCTCGCTGGAGAAGCGCCTGCCGCTGGGTGTGATCGTGATCGACGTCGATTACTTCAAGGCCTACAACGACCGCCATGGCCACCTCGCTGGGGATGCCGCGCTGCGCGCGGTGGCCCAGGCGCTGGAGAGCGCCTGTCGTCAGCAGGATCTGGTGGCGCGCTACGGCGGCGAGGAGTTCGCCTGCCTGCTGGTGGATGCCGACAGCGCGACCACGCAGGCAATGGCCGAGCGCATGCGCACCGTGGTCGAGGCTCTGCCGGCGCGTGTACTGGGCAATGCGCAGCAGACGGTCACGATCAGCGCCGGCGTGTGGAGCGGGTGCGCCACCGCGAGCGACACTCCCGCGGACTTGCTGGCGCGCGCCGACGCGGCACTGTTCGAAGCCAAGCGCAGCGGGCGCAACCGGGTGTGCGTCGCCTGA